One Elusimicrobiota bacterium genomic window, GCGCCTGCCGTGAGATGGCCGTTTTTCACTCTTCAAAATGCCGGGAAATGGGGCAAATCTACCGGAAATACGGATTCGATCCGGAAACCATCCGGACCGAAGAAGACATAGAAAGAATTCCGGTGGTCGGGGTTTCCGCGATGAAATACCATCTTCTTTTGTCGATGCCGGAAGAGGCCGCAGCGCTCAAGCTGACTTCCTCCGGCACAAAGGGGCAGAAAACCCGGGTATGGTTCGACAAAGAAAGCCTTGACCGGGTTCAGGCCATGCTTGAAACGCTCTGGGTACAGGAAGGGCTTGTTTCCAAAATCCCCGCCAATTATCTTATGTTCGTCTATGACCCCGGTGACGCGAAGGACCTGGGGATAGCCTTTACGGTAAAGAATCAGCAAAGGTTTGCTCCTCCAAAGGATACTTTTTACGCGATCAAGCTGGACGCAAAGGGGGAATGGGAATTCCGCAAAGAACTGCTGAAGGAAAAGATAAAGGAATATATAAAAGAAGGCGCTCCCGTGAGGCTGAGCGGCATTCCGAGTTTTATGTTCGATTTTATAGAGGAAATTGGGAAAACCGGCCGCGTAAAACTGCCCAAAGACAGTTATCTTCTGACCGGCGGCGGCTGGAAGGCGGCCGAAGATAAAAAAGTTTCAAAGGAATATTTCAGGAGCATGGTCACCGACGCTCTTGGTATTCCGGATGAAAACATCAGGGATGGTTTCGGGATGGCGGAGCACAGCGCCCCCTACCTTGAATGCAAAAAACATAAATTCCATGTGCCGGTATATAACCGTGTGATCACGAGGGATCCGGAAACCATGAAGGTGCTGCCGCCGGGGCATACGGGCCTGCTTGAACTTGTCACCCCGTTCAACGCAATGATGCCGAATCTTGCCCTTCTTTCCACGGACCTCGGCTTCCTGGACCCTGAAAGCTGCCTTTGCGGGAACAACACCCCCACCTTCACTCTTGTCGGCCGTGGAGGGCTTCAAAAGCACAAAGGCTGCGCGATCCATGCGGGTGAGATCGTAAAGCGAGGTAATTAAAATGGCTGAGTTCAGACAATATATTTTTGGCGAATGGAAAAACAGCGATACGCCGTTGACGGCGCAGGAGGCCGGCCGGATCTGCGACAAAGCGGAAGAACTGCGCCATGAAGTTTTGAACTATCCTCCGGACAAGGTTCTGGCGCTGCTCGGCAGGCTTAAGGAAAAGTGGCGCGATCCTGATTACAAGCCAAGGCTTGAAATGCTTGAGGCCTTGCCCGCCGCCACTGGATTTTCAACGGAAATGATCGCTCTGGCCCTTAATTATCTTGAGGTGGTCTTTGATCCCGATCTATTGCAGAGAAAACTCGACCATGAGCTGCGGGGCATTTCCCGTTCTTACGCGTCGAGATACGACCACTCGACCCGTACTTCCCTGCAATGGCGGCCTATCGGCATAGTTCTTCATGTGCTCGCGGGTAATGTGTTTTTAGGAGCGGTATCTTCCCTGGTGGAGGGGCTTATAACGGGGAATATCAATATTATAAAAATGTCCTCCGCCGAAAAGATCTTCCTCCCGAAATTGATCGAGTCGCTGATCGGATGTGACGAGGACGGCGTTATATCGGGATCCATCGCGGTCGTTGATTATTCTTCCAGCCAAAAGGATGTGATGGGGGAATTTAAAAAACGCGTAGACGGCATTGTCGTATGGGGGGGGGAAGAGGCCGTGAAAGGCTACAGGAACGATCTTCCCGCCAGGACCCGCCTTATCGTTTTCGGGCCTAAACTGAGCCTCGCGGTAATTACGGCGGGCGGCGCCGCGGCTTGTTCCATGGCGGAGATCGCGAAAAAACTCGCCGATGAGATCTCCATCTGGGACCAGAATGCCTGTACCGCGCCGCAGATGTGTTTTGTCGAAAGCGCCCAGAACGCGAAACGACTGGCGGAGGCGCTCGCGAACTCACTGGGAAAAATCGAAAAAATGCTCCCATCGGGCGCGATCGACCTCCAGCGCGCCTGCGAGATAAGAAAGCTCCGGACCATCTTCGAAATAGCCGAGGCCCGTGACCCCGGCAGTTTTTGTCTGAAGGGATCCTCTTCAGGGCTTAAATTCACCGTGATCCTTGATAACGACATGAGCATAGAGCCTTCTCCCCTGCACCGGACCATACGGGTGGTCCCGTATGAAAATTTTGAAGCGCTCCTCCCCCGCCTTGAACAATTAAGAGGGTATATTCAGACGGTCGGTGTCGCGATCTCCCCGGACGAACAATATGAAGTATCGGAAAAGCTCTCGGCCGCCGGCGCGCTCCGGATAGTGGAGATAGGTAAAATGGCCGGCGGTGAAATAGAGGACCCGCACGACGCCGGCTATGATCTGCCCCAGTATCTGAACCTTATCATGACAAGGGTCTCGCAGGCTATGGCGGGCGGAGCCCCGGAGGAATTCGACCCCGTGGACCTTATGCCCGTCCACGCGCGCGCCGAACTCATCAATGAACGGCTGAGAAGGCTGATCGCAAAGGCAGGAAGATCGGAATTTTACTCAAAAAGACTTTCAGGCCTGAAAATAGATTCCACGGAAGACCTTGAAAAAATACCCGTTCTCACCCGGCAGGAGATGGACTCGAACCTCCCGCCGGCGGGCAACGGCCTTTCAACGGGCCCCTGGTACGGCGGATACGTCTCAAGAAGCGGCGGCTCAACGGGAAAGCCGAAGTTCTCCATTTATGACGGCCACGACTGGGAAGAGATGATAAACAATGCCGGAAGGCTTTTCCGGTCGGTCGGAATAAAAAAAGGCGACAGGCTGGCGAACTGTCTGCTGGCCGGCGACCTTTACGGGAGCTTCGTTTCATTTGATCATATCAATGTAAGGGCGGGCGTTACCTCTTTCGCTTTCGCCGGAAGCCTTGATCCGGAAGTCTTTTTGGAGGTCTGGCGTAAGTTCAATATCAACGCGCTCCAGGGGGTCCCTTCCCTGTTTACGCCGGCGCTGAGGAAAATAAAAGAACTGGAGCCGTGTTTTACTCTGGAAAAGATAATTTATGCCGGACAGACTTTGAGCTCGGCCGATCATAATTGGCTCAAATCAACGCTCGGGGTAAAAAGGATCTCCTCTGTCATAGGCGCCAATGACGGCGGGCAGATCGCTTTTCAATGCGCCGCGCAGTCGGGCGCCCTGCATCATGTTATAGATGACTTCAATTTTATTGAGGTGGTGGATGAAAACGGGAAAAGGGTGGAAGACGGCGTCCAGGGAAAACTGATCATAACGAGCCTTTTGAAATATGCCTTTCCTCTCATCCGCTATGAACTGGGGGACAAAGGGCGGATAGTTCCTGGCCTGTGCGGCTGCGGAAGGACCATCCGCACGCTGGAACACCTTGGAAGAACCGACGACATCGTGTGCGTAGGGGCCATGAATTTTAAATACGGCGATATCCGCGGCCTTTTAAGCGGCCTTCCAGTAACCGAGCTCCAGATCGCCGCCCGAACCTGTGAAAAAGGCGACTATCTAGTTCTCCGCGTGGAATCCGGCCTTCAAACCGAAGACTTCAGAGAAAAAATAAGGACGCTGCTCCTTGAAAAAACCGAGAAACTCGGTGAGCGCCTGAAAACCGGCGCGCTTTACAAACTGGAGATAGAACTGTTCAAACCGGGTTTGTTGCCGCGCAATGAAAGGACCGGGAAATTAAAGAGTCTGATAGATGAAAGATAAAACTCCGCTCTTATTCAGGAACAGGAACCTTTTCCTTGTCTGGACCGGCCAGGTGTTGAGCCAGGCGGGGACCAGGATGTATCAGATCGCTCTCATGTGGTGGATACTTTCCTCGGCCGGCGGCGGAGGCCGGGAAGTGGGGTTGTTCCTGGTAACCGGCGCCCTGCCCTCCATACTTTTTGTGAAACGCATCGGCAGGCTGATCGACAGAGCGGACAGCAGGAAGGTCCTGATAAAATGCTACCTCGCCGCTTTTTTGACGATCGGGATTGTGGCGGCCGCCCTGTTCGGTTCTTTCCTTCGCCTGTACATGGTTTATGTCGCCGGCTTTTTTGTAGCCCTCATACAGGCCTTTATAGATCCGACCCTCAACAAAATGCTGCCTGAGATAGTGGCAAAAGAGGACCTTGAGTCGGCGATAACCTTCCAGGCTTCCACGCAGTCCCTTTCAAATTTCGGCGGGGCGGTTCTGGGCGCAGTACTGATAGGCTTCCTGGGCTTTCCGGGTCTGGCGCTGTTAAACTCCGTCTGCTATCTTGTCTCTGCCGGGTTTATCAGCCTCATCCTCCGGGAGCTGAAAGAAAAAACTTCAGAGCCGCAGATTACCGGAGCTGTGGCCGCGGGGAGATCCGGCTGGAGAGTCCTGGACGACAAACCGGTGTTGCGAAAGATACTCGTTTCTTTCGGTTTGATCAATTTTTTTGTCACCCCGACCCTGGTAGTGCTGCCGCTTTATACAAAGAACACTCTATTCGCCGGCGCCAACACCCTGGGCCTGCTGGAAGCTAGTTTATGGATGGGCTTGCTTTCCGGCACGCTTTCATCCAAATGGATAAACTCGTCAAAAGGGCCGGTAAAGATGGGCGCGCTTTGCATCTTCACTCTCGGGGCGTGTTTCTTTATGCCCGGGTTGGTCATTAACCGGTATTTTTACATGCTTATGCTTTTTATCGGCTGTTTCGCGCTGGGCGTAAACAATGTGAAGTTCATCGCCCTTTTCCACGAGACCGTGCTGCCGGAGAAGAAGGGGAGATTTTTCGCCCTTTTGCAGGCGCTGATCAGCTTTACTTTTCCCATCGCATATTTCCTCTTTGGCCTGCTCGCCGATCTCTTTTCCCCGCCCGCGGTATGCCTGATCCAGGGTTTGGGGGCGGCCTGTCTGGCCCTATTCCTGTTCCGGCTCGCGGGGCCTCTTAAAAAAGAAATGGAGGTCCTGACATGACCGGGTTCCGTTTCGCCGGTGCAAGTGACGCGAACGCGATCATGGACCTTTATCGGGAAATACCCCGGGATATCCCGGGGAAAGACCCCGTGATGCTCGACCGCGGGCTGCTTTCTTTGAAATTGGAGGCCGACGACCACATATGGTTTTTGGCTGAAAACGACAATAAAACCGTGGCGGTGCTTTCCGCCGTGGTAGATAATGAGCACGGGCTCGCAAAACTTAACAGGTTCTATATGAGATCCCCGGGCAGCGGAAAAGCGGGGGGGCGCAGGATCCTGGGTGAACTTTTAAAGGCGATCGAGTCGTTGTTCCCGGCTTTGGATGTGTTGTATGCCACAACACGGACCTTGTCAATGGAACAATTGAACCTGACCACAGAGATCGGATTCAGGATACTCGGGATCTTTCCGAACGCGGCGGGAGCGGACCCGACCGAGCTTAACGGCATGGCCGCGTATTTCTTCAGGGATACGCTAGGAAAAAACAGGTATTCCGATTTCCATATTCATCCCGCCGTTCAGTCATTTTATGAGATAGCGGCCCGGGCCTGCTCCCTTGAAAAGCTTCCGGCCGCCGCTTCGGAGTTTCACGAAGAGATCTCCCGCTGCCCGCTTCCGGCGCTGGAAACCATCGACGCGAAGAATTTTATCCTGAAAAGGTTCAATGATCTTAAAACGCGCGGGTTAGGGACCGTGAATTTCTATCCCTTCCAGGAGCCTAATCTCCTGATCACGGATCCGGGACAGGAAATAGAAATATTCATAAAAATGATGCCTGAAATAAAATTCGCCGCGATAATCAGCGAGCACCTGAATTTACGGGTCGATCCCGCCGGCCTTTACCGGCATATCTCGGGAATTTTACTGTCAAAAGGCGCGGCATATATTGAAGTGATAAACGATGCGGCCGACGCTTTGGGAATAGATTGCGTATTAAAGGCGGGTTTCGCTCCCTGCGCCTATTTTCCGGCGTTAAAAAGGCACGGCAGCAGAAGAAGGGACTTCTTGATTTTCGGAAAGGGGTTTGAAAAAAAATGTTACTCGCGTGCGAACATCAATACCGTTTTTCTTGAATATCTGGATGAATATCAAAAAATAGCTGAAAAATAATTTCGGTAAAAGGCGCCAGGCGGCTTTTTTAAATAAAAAGCAGGCTGGCGCCTTTTTTTGGGTACAACATAATTTTTAAACCATAGGTTTAAACAAAGGTTTTTTTGGTAAACCGCCGCTCCTGGGTCAAATAACCGGGCCGCTTTGGTTCTTCGGCCTCAGGCAATTCATCTGCAAGCGGAGTAAACTTATATCATGAGGTTCTGGGCTGGATGATAAATCGCATCCAAGACGCAACAAATTAACGGGAATCTCAAATAACTTAGAGAGGTGTAAAAAATAGTATGAACATAAACAAAATTGTGGTTGCTCTGGTGCTTGGGGTTTCGCTTATGCCTTGTGAAGCATTCGCCGGTGAGGATCTTGCGGTTAAACTTGGGCCGGCAGTTGGAAAAGAGATAGTTATACAGGGAAAGCTGTCTGCAGGAAGACCTGTTGAGATAAACGCCTTGTATAAAGCGAAGGGTGTGGATGTGGAAGAATGCATAAAGATATACAAAAAGACCATCGAAATTATGACGCCATTTGGAGTTGCAGATATGCCATGGTTTACCTCTGATCATCCCGTGCCGTCACCGTCCCCAAAGGGAACTATGATTACAAGGACGTTGTCAGAAAACGGTAGTTATTCAGTGGCATTCCCCCTTATGGCTACGGCATCACCTTGCTATATGGCGTTAGATACCGTCGTGGTAAAGGTGGATTCGCTGTCAGGATCGGTATATGATGAAAAGTGGTTGGGAATCGCCTTTGGACCGACGCAGACCTCAGACCCGCTCACATATATCAATGACACATTCGATGTCACTTACAAGTGTGGTTCCGGAAGATGTGAGTATGCTTCAGGTGAGCCGCAAGTCCAGGAAAAGGATCAGACCAGGGCCAGTTCCGGAACGGATGAGTATGAACAGCGCTACTCTAGTTTTGCTGACTTGGGTTCAAGAATATACACTCTTAACATAATTAAGTAGAAGTATTGTTCTGATAGAACCCGTTCCGGCCGATGACTAACCTGACAAGTGGGCCTCGTTCTATCAGGGCCAGCAGGTGGCCTTCAACGTGAAGATGATGCGTCTGCCGACCAACGTGCAGAACCTGTCAGCGCAGGAACTGATGTGTAAAAAGGTTGCTGCCTTTTCCCCTCGCTCTCGCTACCAACAGCGTGCGCAGCGGAGACCAGCTACCAGTTTCATTTCGAGCTTGCATTTTCGGCAGATAAGTGGGAAGACCTCAAAAACACGAGCCAGGCAAGCCCCACCCTTTTGGCTCATAAACTATGGTCAATTGGCGGTAGCTTTCCAAGGGTAATTGCCACGAAGCCAAAGGAGCGGGGCAGACTGCCCAAGAGCTGGCTTTCTTTTTCCCGCCATTCAACATCCGGCAGAAGGACCCGTCACGCCAAATAAATTTTATTGCCGGGTAGGTTTCCCGCTTACCTATGGTTAAGCCATAGGCTTAACTAAAGGTGTTTTTGATAAACCGCCGTTCCTGGGTCATATAACAAGGCCGCTCTGGTTCTTTGGCCTCATGAAATCCGTCTACGAACGGAGTAAACTTATATCATGAGGTCTAGTAGCCGCACGATAAACCGCATACAAGACTAAAATAAGGGGAATAATAAAAAAATGAAAAAAGTAATGATGATGATAGTTGTGTTAGGTTTAAATGGCGGCGCCTATGCCGCTGAAGACGCCGTAAAGGCGCTTGCCGCTCAGGCCCCGGAAGCCGCGAAGGTGAGCGTTCCCGCGGTTTCGCCTGCGGAAACGGTTCTTGCCGAAGCCTCGCCGCTTCAACAGGACTACGCACAGAGGGAGGCGCTTTTCATGAAGGGCTCACCCGTTACCGTAGGCAGCCTGAACAGAGGCGGCAACATGTTCGGCGTTCGCCACGCGGACCTGGTCTCCCTGGGTAAAGACGGGGAGCTAAAGCATGCGGACGCGTACCTGTCGGTGTTAGAGCAGAGTTTCGGCGATGAAGCCCCCGTATATGGCATATCGGTCAAGCTGAATAGCGAGTTCTACTATGAAGCCGACTATGTCCCCGGAGATTATGTCGCGTTAAAGACCCTGAGGATGAATGTTTCTCCCCATAACAGGGGCGTGGCGGGTCTGGCCGTGGTGGAAGTCAATTACAACGGGCCCAGGCTGCTGATCGTCAAGTTCACCGAGAAATACATCTCACACCATGGCGAAAAAGAGTATACCAGCTATGGTCTTCTGGATCCCAGAAATTAAGTCCTGGAGGAACTAATTCATATACTGCGGCGGACGATAACTCGTCCGCCGCAGGTTTTTTTGGGGGGAAAATCGGGGGGCACAATACCTGCTCTTTGATTGATTGGATATTGTGTCCCCTGAATCCCACTAAATTAGTTTTTGGGAAGGATCTGGAATATGCCGGCATCAACAAGATAGATGGCCGAGTCTTGTCTGTCCGCCTCGGCGCTTTCATAGGCGGCTACCAGGTTTACGGCTTTTTCAAGGTGCTGGCGGTACAGGTCCAAATTGGCCTTCGTCATACGGAAGGTCAGTCTTTTCAGAACAACGCGTTTGGAATCAGCCAGCCAAGCATCCCAGTTGTCGCGCAGTGCGGCCTGTATCGCCGCCGTCGCCGGCGTTGTGGGCGGCGACTGGATCATTTTTGCCGTCAGCGGGCCGCGCGCTTTGTCGTTGGAAAAATCAATTAATCCTCCGGAAGCCAGCGCTTTAAGCGCTTTCCTTACCGCTTCCGGTTTAAACCTGGTCGCATCCGACAATTCCCGGACCGTGACCCAGCCCGCCGTGTTGGCCAGGAAGTTCTGACAGATGTGCGTCACCATATCCCCGGTGCGCAATTTCCATTGCTTCAGCGTCAGATTGACATTGCGCAGCGATATCGCCTTATGGGTCGCCGTTTCTTCCAGGTCGCGGCTGGAGAGAGCTGTGCCGGTGGAAGCCGGAACTGACAGGTTCTGGAGCAGTTCATCGAAGCCGGAGAGCGCGCTGAAATAGGCCCGGGTTAATTCCTGGGCCTTGGGGGAACGTTGTTCGATGCCCAGTGCGGCCATGATCATTTTGAGGTGGTAACTCTTAGGCAATTTCCTGCCATGTTCCGCGTTCCAATAGCTCATGAACGAAAGCCCCAGGCTTTTGCTCCCGCCGACACTCTTGAAGAATTGATGGGCGCTGGCAAAGCCCCGCTCTTTCCGTATATTGGACAGAATACCGCCGAATGCTTTGGTGTTGGTGGTCATGCTCATAGTATAACATAATCTGTTAAACCATAGGTTTAGACAAAAGTTTTTTCGGTAAACCGCCGCTCCTGGGTCAAATAACAGGGCCGCTGTGGTTCTTCGGCCTCAGGGAATTCATCGCTGGACGAAGTAAACTTTATCATCCGGGACAAATGGTTGACCGGAAAATTAAAAAACGAGTGAGGAAAAATAAAATGAATACCAGATCAAAAGTGGCGGCGGCGATACTTATGATTAGTGCGGCGGTCCCGGTGTTTTCAGCTCAAACGATAGCGAACTCGCAGATATACCCGGACTCACCTTCGAACACCTGCGTGGAAGACGTGACCGGCGGCTTCAGGCAATCTCCGGGCTATGATTACGGAAACTCAAGGATGCTTGCGCTGCTCATTTGTTCAGGCGAAATGGACGAAGCGACGTTCCGTTCTCTTTACAATGGCAGTATGACTTATGACGGCTTAGATCTTCAGGGTGAGATCGAGGTAGCCAAGGCGGTAAAGGCCGGCACTATATCTTTTACTTTCTTT contains:
- a CDS encoding MFS transporter, with the translated sequence MKDKTPLLFRNRNLFLVWTGQVLSQAGTRMYQIALMWWILSSAGGGGREVGLFLVTGALPSILFVKRIGRLIDRADSRKVLIKCYLAAFLTIGIVAAALFGSFLRLYMVYVAGFFVALIQAFIDPTLNKMLPEIVAKEDLESAITFQASTQSLSNFGGAVLGAVLIGFLGFPGLALLNSVCYLVSAGFISLILRELKEKTSEPQITGAVAAGRSGWRVLDDKPVLRKILVSFGLINFFVTPTLVVLPLYTKNTLFAGANTLGLLEASLWMGLLSGTLSSKWINSSKGPVKMGALCIFTLGACFFMPGLVINRYFYMLMLFIGCFALGVNNVKFIALFHETVLPEKKGRFFALLQALISFTFPIAYFLFGLLADLFSPPAVCLIQGLGAACLALFLFRLAGPLKKEMEVLT